DNA from Evansella sp. LMS18:
CATCCTTAAAAGGCCATTATGGAAAGAAATGGAGGCGGTGAAGAAACAAAACCTGTTTATTCTGGAAGAACCGCTTTTTTGCAGACCATCTCCAAGGCTGTTAACCGGTCTTCAAAGAATAGCGTCACTGGCACATCCTGATATATTCCCAATGTACAAAGAGGGAAGCGACGTGCTCCTTGGTGATAAAGATGAATATGGCAAGTAGCTGTATGCTTATCTGTGCGGCTTTTTGTGAGCCTGCATGGCAAAGTCAAAGTATTGCTGCCCCGTCAATTGACTAAGCGCATTGGGGGAGGCCAGGAGGGATCCGATGGAGAAAATAATTGTTACAGGTGTTTCCGCAGGTGCCGGTAAATCCACCTTTGCAAGAAAACTAGGAGAAGCACTCGATTTACCTGTCTACCATCTTGACAGTTATTACTGGAAGCCTGGCTGGAAGGAAGCGCCGGAGGAAGAATTTGTTAATGCCCAAAAAGAAATTACCGCAAAAGAGAAATGGATTATTGAGGGAAACTACAGCAGCACCTTATCGGTAAGGACAGATCCGGCGGATACCATATTCTTTATAAACCAGCCTCTTTATAAATGTTTATACAGAGTTATGAAACGGCGTATCCAGTTCCATAACAAATCAAGGCCTGATATAGCCAGGGGCTGCCCGGAAAAACTCGATTGGAAATTTATTAAATT
Protein-coding regions in this window:
- a CDS encoding topology modulation protein yields the protein MEKIIVTGVSAGAGKSTFARKLGEALDLPVYHLDSYYWKPGWKEAPEEEFVNAQKEITAKEKWIIEGNYSSTLSVRTDPADTIFFINQPLYKCLYRVMKRRIQFHNKSRPDIARGCPEKLDWKFIKFIIGTYKRRKESLPEHFRKISMEDMNKSVYIFENDREMESFLMKFKRGRKDQLLHGSAQKSKLGK